The proteins below come from a single Dermacentor albipictus isolate Rhodes 1998 colony chromosome 7, USDA_Dalb.pri_finalv2, whole genome shotgun sequence genomic window:
- the LOC135904765 gene encoding THAP domain-containing protein 11-like, with protein MPRNCCVPLCGTNSRKDPHIRYHEFPCDAKRREAWLRNISREGAGGKGTKWQPTDRSLVCALHFTEQDYKVANKNRVLLQTAVPTVFPGYPSYMRKRALLRAALARTERSRPERTENAMKARGDVASPDKRIAVQDDKVLDRREDSEPVVEKREVSSPSENEPIRTSSEYETTAEGSKETTRRLRAKIARLNRELQTLQRKLDEAEERARVYESNKDIDCFMRLIDAAAHGDETAGSIVNQVYSFHGEAEFGIFPCPSKG; from the coding sequence ATGCCGCGCAACTGTTGTGTGCCGCTGTGCGGGACGAACTCCAGGAAAGACCCCCACATCCGCTACCACGAATTTCCGTGCGACGCGAAACGCCGGGAAGCTTGGTTGCGCAACATCTCCAGGGAAGGAGCCGGCGGGAAAGGTACGAAGTGGCAACCGACAGACAGGTCACTGGTGTGCGCCCTACATTTCACGGAGCAGGACTACAAGGTGGCCAACAAGAACAGGGTGCTGTTGCAGACCGCTGTGCCAACGGTGTTCCCCGGTTATCCAAGCTACATGAGAAAGAGGGCCCTCTTGAGAGCTGCTCTGGCTCGAACGGAGCGGTCGCGACCGGAAAGAACGGAGAATGCTATGAAGGCGCGCGGCGACGTTGCCTCACCAGACAAGCGCATTGCCGTTCAAGACGACAAAGTTCTTGACCGTCGCGAAGACTCTGAACCAGTGGTTGAAAAGCGCGAAGTAAGTTCGCCCTCTGAAAATGAGCCTATCCGAACGTCCTCCGAGTATGAAACGACGGCAGAAGGCTCGAAGGAAACAACGCGCCGCCTTCGAGCAAAGATCGCCCGTCTTAATAGAGAGCTGCAAACACTGCAGCGTAAACTTGATGAAGCCGAAGAGCGAGCTCGGGTTTACGAAAGTAACAAAGACATTGACTGTTTTATGAGGCTGATCGACGCCGCTGCTCATGGTGACGAGACCGCCGGGTCAATTGTGAACCAAGTCTACAGCTTCCATGGAGAGGCCGAATTTGGAATTTTTCCGTGCCCAAGCAAGGGGTAG